A genomic segment from Chitinophaga niabensis encodes:
- a CDS encoding ribulokinase, which translates to MKDSYVIGVDYGTDSVRSILVNAHTGEEISAAVFYYPRWKDGLYCDAARNRFRQHPLDYQEGLEHTIRTCLKLAGPAAARAVRAISVDTTGSTPVAVDESGTPLALTPGFEQNPNAMFVLWKDHTATKEAAQINAHAATFPVNYLQFVGGIYSSEWFWAKLLHVLRADEQVRSACHSWVEHCDWIPFLLTGGTHISQMKRGTCSAGHKALWAAEFNGLPPNEFFSSLDPLLNCYTSRLFSQTYTADKAAGHLSPAWAERLGLSTEVLVGTGAFDAHMGAVGGQIEPYHLSKVMGTSTCDMLVAPMEEVAGKLVKGICGQVPGSVIPGMMGMEAGQSSFGDAYAWFRDLLSWPLIHFKQSLIDQLIPELTKQAALIPPEEHTGIALDWLNGRRTPDANQLLKGAITGVDLASSAPQIFRSIIESTCFGAKAIADRFSQEGIPVKGLIGMGGVARKSPQIMQIMADVMNMPLRIHRSDQTCAAGAAMFAATVAGIYNKVEDAMQAMGQGFDITYQPNPAHAAIYAKRYQQYQALGNFIEQQTV; encoded by the coding sequence ATGAAAGATTCTTATGTAATAGGGGTAGATTATGGCACAGATTCCGTCCGCTCCATTCTTGTAAATGCCCATACCGGGGAGGAGATCTCCGCCGCAGTATTCTATTATCCGCGCTGGAAGGATGGTTTGTATTGTGATGCCGCCAGGAACCGTTTCCGGCAGCATCCGCTGGACTACCAGGAAGGCCTGGAACATACCATCCGTACCTGTTTAAAACTGGCCGGGCCGGCAGCTGCCCGGGCCGTACGCGCCATTTCTGTAGATACAACCGGCTCTACACCGGTAGCAGTGGATGAAAGTGGTACCCCCCTGGCTTTAACGCCGGGGTTTGAGCAGAACCCCAATGCCATGTTTGTATTGTGGAAAGATCATACGGCTACCAAAGAGGCCGCACAGATCAATGCGCATGCTGCTACCTTCCCTGTAAACTACCTGCAGTTTGTAGGCGGTATTTATTCCTCCGAATGGTTCTGGGCCAAACTCCTGCATGTTCTAAGAGCAGATGAACAGGTACGCAGCGCCTGCCATTCCTGGGTGGAACATTGCGACTGGATACCTTTCCTCCTTACAGGCGGTACACATATCTCTCAAATGAAACGCGGTACCTGCAGCGCAGGACACAAAGCATTGTGGGCTGCGGAGTTTAACGGCCTGCCCCCGAATGAATTCTTTTCTTCGCTGGACCCTCTGCTGAACTGTTATACCTCCCGCCTGTTTTCGCAGACCTATACGGCGGATAAAGCCGCAGGGCATCTTTCTCCCGCATGGGCAGAACGCCTTGGCCTTTCTACGGAAGTACTGGTAGGCACCGGAGCATTTGATGCACACATGGGAGCAGTAGGCGGCCAGATAGAACCTTATCATCTCAGTAAAGTAATGGGTACATCCACCTGCGATATGCTGGTAGCACCGATGGAAGAGGTAGCAGGCAAACTCGTGAAAGGGATCTGCGGACAGGTACCCGGTTCCGTGATCCCCGGCATGATGGGTATGGAAGCAGGCCAGAGTTCTTTCGGGGATGCCTATGCATGGTTCAGGGACCTGCTCAGCTGGCCACTCATACACTTCAAACAGTCCCTCATTGATCAACTCATACCGGAACTTACTAAACAGGCAGCACTAATACCTCCTGAAGAACATACAGGTATAGCACTGGATTGGCTGAATGGCAGACGCACACCGGATGCGAATCAATTGCTCAAAGGTGCCATTACAGGCGTAGACCTTGCCAGCAGCGCCCCGCAGATCTTTCGTTCCATTATTGAATCCACCTGCTTTGGCGCGAAAGCCATCGCAGACAGGTTCAGCCAGGAGGGTATTCCTGTAAAGGGCCTGATAGGCATGGGAGGCGTAGCAAGAAAATCGCCGCAGATCATGCAGATCATGGCAGACGTGATGAATATGCCATTACGCATTCACCGTTCAGATCAAACCTGCGCAGCCGGTGCAGCCATGTTTGCCGCTACCGTAGCAGGGATCTACAATAAAGTAGAAGATGCCATGCAGGCCATGGGGCAGGGCTTCGACATTACTTACCAACCCAATCCCGCACATGCTGCCATCTATGCAAAACGTTATCAGCAATACCAGGCATTGGGAAATTTCATCGAACAACAAACCGTATGA
- a CDS encoding NUDIX hydrolase, with protein MKISHYSGKNKMLLAVDCIIFGFDGTELKLLLIKRGFEPEQGRWSLMGGFVQPKETLDNAAARILHELTGLKDVYMEQLHAFGEVERDPIERTVSVVYTSLIDINEYKKQINNDFHSEWFPLKKLPSLIFDHRDMVEMAKEKLRYKAAFHPIVFEMLPEKFTLPQLQSLYEGIYGSLMDKRNFSRKVLSTGLLIKQKDKERLSSKRGAFYYKLDKRKYQTKFNAFLNFIPNPNNLN; from the coding sequence GTGAAAATATCTCATTATTCAGGAAAGAACAAAATGCTGTTAGCGGTTGATTGCATCATTTTCGGATTCGATGGAACAGAATTAAAACTATTACTGATAAAAAGAGGATTTGAACCTGAGCAGGGCCGCTGGAGCCTCATGGGCGGATTCGTACAGCCAAAGGAAACGTTGGATAATGCCGCTGCCCGCATCCTGCACGAACTGACAGGGTTGAAGGATGTATACATGGAACAACTGCATGCCTTCGGGGAAGTAGAACGCGATCCCATTGAAAGAACAGTATCCGTAGTTTACACCAGCCTGATAGATATCAATGAGTATAAAAAACAGATCAATAACGACTTCCATTCTGAATGGTTCCCGCTGAAAAAGCTGCCATCCCTGATCTTCGACCACCGGGATATGGTGGAAATGGCCAAGGAAAAACTGCGCTACAAAGCAGCCTTCCACCCCATTGTATTTGAGATGCTGCCGGAGAAATTTACCCTCCCCCAACTCCAAAGCCTGTATGAAGGGATCTATGGCTCCCTGATGGACAAAAGGAACTTCTCCCGGAAAGTATTGTCAACCGGACTATTAATAAAACAGAAGGACAAGGAACGTTTAAGTTCAAAAAGAGGCGCTTTTTACTACAAACTGGATAAGCGCAAATATCAGACGAAATTCAATGCCTTCCTGAATTTTATTCCAAATCCCAACAATCTCAATTAA
- a CDS encoding glycoside hydrolase family 127 protein has translation MNKLLIAVLLLLSSITAFAQSLVPEWKDARIKMPLQANIRAYAFNLADVRLLEGPFYTAMQAEAKYLLQIEPDRLLSDFRAHAGLTPKGEKYGGWESSGLAGHSLGHYLSACAMQYAASGDTAFLHRVNYIVDELELCRRGGYVGAIPNEDSMWAEVAAGNIRTRGFDLNGAWAPWYTVHKIMAGLLDANLYCSNKKALQINEGIANWAGTIIQNLNHEQLQKMLFCEYGGMSETLVNTWALTGNKKYLDLSYKFYDTRILDSLAAGIDILPGKHSNTQIPKVIGGIRRHELNLDKKDADIAHFFWNTVTKHHSYATGGNSNYEYFGPADKLSETLTDNTTETCNTYNMLKLTRHLFALKPDAAYMDYYEKALYNHILASQQHESGMVCYFVSLRMGGTKEYSNPWHSFTCCVGSGMENHVKYGESIYARGEDGSLYVNLFIPSTLDWKERGVKIRQETTLPDVRLTIKGSGSFPIRIRKPHWTGQSVKVLINNKEQTLSPDANGYLVLQQKWQNGDVIKLNYPQTLYTESMPDNPDRRAIFYGPTLLAGLLGEKEPDPVKGVPVFVTDQANPASWMDASFVTKGTGIRMVPFHDTKDQYYSVYWDVFSPAAWAEQQKVYEAHKKEARELEDLTLDILRPGEMQPERDHDLTGEKLHTEEEHGKKWRMAAPGGFFSFNMKVQPEGGNTIICSYWGMDNRGRIFDIQVNGVTIATEDLNKYKASKFYDISYKIPEELTKGKTTVTLKFLPKPQNSAGPLYGVRMIKNKTILTTGLKEHQ, from the coding sequence ATGAATAAACTGTTGATCGCCGTACTATTGTTGTTGAGCAGTATAACAGCATTTGCGCAATCCCTGGTACCGGAATGGAAAGATGCCCGCATCAAAATGCCTTTGCAGGCAAACATCCGGGCCTATGCATTTAACCTGGCGGATGTTCGTTTACTGGAAGGCCCTTTTTATACGGCCATGCAGGCGGAAGCCAAATACCTTTTACAGATAGAACCGGACAGGCTCCTGTCTGATTTCCGTGCACATGCAGGCCTTACTCCCAAAGGAGAGAAATACGGGGGCTGGGAGTCATCAGGGCTCGCAGGTCATTCACTGGGGCACTATCTTTCTGCCTGCGCCATGCAGTATGCCGCTTCCGGCGATACTGCCTTCCTGCATCGTGTCAATTATATCGTGGATGAACTGGAACTTTGCAGGCGCGGGGGATATGTTGGTGCCATCCCCAATGAAGACAGTATGTGGGCAGAAGTGGCAGCCGGGAATATCCGTACCCGGGGATTTGACCTGAATGGCGCATGGGCACCCTGGTATACGGTGCATAAGATCATGGCCGGTTTGCTGGATGCCAATTTGTATTGCAGCAACAAAAAAGCCCTGCAGATCAATGAAGGCATTGCTAACTGGGCAGGCACCATCATCCAAAACCTCAACCATGAGCAATTGCAAAAGATGCTGTTCTGCGAATATGGCGGCATGAGCGAAACCCTGGTGAACACCTGGGCTTTAACCGGCAATAAAAAATACCTGGACCTCAGTTACAAATTCTACGATACCCGCATACTGGATTCCCTGGCGGCAGGGATAGACATCCTCCCCGGCAAACACTCCAATACCCAGATCCCTAAAGTGATCGGGGGCATTCGCCGGCATGAGCTGAACCTCGACAAAAAAGATGCGGACATTGCGCACTTTTTCTGGAACACCGTTACCAAACATCATTCCTATGCCACAGGCGGCAACAGTAATTATGAATACTTCGGCCCGGCAGATAAGCTGAGTGAAACACTTACAGACAATACCACAGAAACCTGCAATACTTATAATATGCTGAAGCTCACGCGCCATTTATTTGCGCTGAAGCCGGATGCTGCCTATATGGATTATTACGAAAAGGCACTGTACAATCATATACTCGCCTCCCAGCAACATGAATCCGGGATGGTATGTTATTTCGTGTCCCTGCGTATGGGAGGTACCAAAGAATACAGTAACCCCTGGCATTCTTTCACCTGCTGTGTAGGTTCAGGGATGGAAAATCATGTGAAGTATGGAGAAAGTATCTATGCCCGCGGCGAAGACGGAAGTTTATATGTAAACCTCTTTATACCCTCCACCCTGGATTGGAAAGAACGGGGAGTAAAGATCAGGCAGGAAACTACCCTGCCGGATGTAAGGCTTACTATTAAAGGATCCGGTTCCTTCCCTATCCGCATTCGCAAACCGCATTGGACCGGGCAATCTGTGAAAGTTTTAATCAACAACAAAGAACAAACCCTCAGCCCTGATGCCAATGGCTACCTCGTACTGCAACAAAAATGGCAGAACGGGGATGTGATCAAACTCAATTACCCGCAAACCCTTTATACGGAATCCATGCCGGACAATCCTGACCGCAGGGCTATCTTTTATGGCCCAACTTTACTGGCCGGCCTGCTGGGAGAAAAAGAACCGGACCCCGTAAAAGGTGTGCCTGTTTTTGTAACAGACCAGGCCAACCCGGCCAGCTGGATGGATGCCTCTTTCGTAACAAAAGGAACAGGGATCCGGATGGTGCCTTTCCACGATACTAAAGATCAATACTATAGTGTGTACTGGGATGTGTTCAGTCCTGCTGCCTGGGCGGAACAGCAAAAAGTGTATGAGGCACACAAAAAAGAGGCAAGGGAACTGGAAGACCTCACGCTGGATATCCTGCGGCCCGGGGAAATGCAGCCGGAGCGCGACCATGATCTTACAGGGGAAAAACTGCATACAGAAGAGGAGCATGGAAAGAAATGGCGGATGGCTGCGCCGGGAGGTTTCTTCTCTTTTAACATGAAAGTACAGCCTGAGGGAGGTAATACTATTATATGCAGTTACTGGGGTATGGATAACCGGGGCCGGATATTCGACATACAGGTAAACGGGGTAACCATTGCCACAGAAGACCTAAATAAGTATAAAGCCAGCAAGTTTTACGATATTAGCTACAAAATTCCCGAGGAACTGACCAAAGGAAAAACCACCGTAACCCTTAAATTCCTCCCTAAGCCGCAAAACAGCGCGGGACCTTTATACGGAGTACGGATGATCAAAAACAAAACAATATTAACCACAGGATTAAAAGAGCACCAGTGA
- a CDS encoding aldose epimerase family protein gives MFKKLTTIMTIITGSLIVTSACNNQSSEQKTSADSTVVPAPVHYGDLDGQEVLQYTLTNDSGMVVKVLNYGGVITDILVKDKNGELGNVVLSYDSLAGYVQKGNPYFGTLVGRYANRIAKATFKIDSNEYKLAANNNGNSLHGGLKGFDKVIWKVTPLPGDSSLLLEYTSADGEEGYPGALDAKVIYTLTADNALKLEYVATTSKPTPVNLTQHTYFNLSAGKDSTILDHVLQLNAPSYTPVNDVLIPTGKIEPVKGTPMDFTTATRIGEHIAEVKGGYDHNWVFDKSGFAVVGTLYHPASGRLMTISTSEPGIQFYTGNFLDGTLQHTRNGAKFGKNAGLCLEAQHYPDSPNQPAFPNVILKPGERYTQTTVYQFGTK, from the coding sequence ATGTTTAAAAAACTCACTACAATTATGACTATCATTACCGGCAGTCTGATTGTTACCTCAGCCTGTAACAACCAGTCCTCAGAGCAAAAGACCAGTGCAGATTCCACCGTTGTGCCCGCACCCGTACATTATGGCGACCTGGACGGCCAGGAAGTTTTGCAATATACCCTCACAAACGACAGTGGCATGGTGGTAAAAGTGCTGAATTACGGGGGTGTTATCACAGATATCCTTGTAAAAGATAAAAATGGGGAACTGGGTAATGTGGTACTTTCTTACGATTCCCTTGCAGGGTACGTGCAAAAAGGCAACCCTTATTTCGGTACCCTGGTGGGCCGTTATGCCAACCGCATCGCCAAAGCCACCTTTAAGATAGATAGTAATGAATATAAGCTGGCTGCCAATAATAACGGCAACAGCCTGCACGGTGGCCTGAAAGGTTTTGATAAAGTTATCTGGAAAGTAACGCCTTTACCCGGAGATAGCAGCCTCCTGCTGGAATATACCAGCGCAGACGGGGAAGAAGGTTACCCCGGTGCCCTGGATGCTAAAGTGATCTACACCCTCACGGCAGACAATGCCCTGAAACTGGAATACGTGGCCACCACCAGCAAACCAACACCAGTGAACCTCACACAGCATACTTACTTTAACTTATCTGCCGGCAAGGATTCCACTATCCTTGATCATGTGCTGCAACTCAATGCGCCCAGCTATACCCCTGTAAATGATGTGCTGATCCCAACAGGTAAAATAGAACCGGTAAAAGGCACGCCTATGGACTTCACCACCGCTACCCGTATTGGCGAGCATATTGCAGAAGTGAAAGGCGGATATGATCATAACTGGGTGTTTGATAAATCAGGTTTTGCCGTGGTCGGTACCCTGTATCATCCGGCCAGCGGAAGGCTGATGACCATCTCTACTTCAGAGCCGGGCATCCAGTTCTATACCGGTAACTTCCTGGATGGTACCCTGCAGCACACACGCAATGGTGCAAAATTCGGCAAGAACGCAGGGCTTTGCCTGGAAGCACAGCACTATCCTGATTCTCCGAACCAGCCGGCTTTCCCTAACGTGATCCTGAAACCAGGTGAGCGTTATACGCAAACTACGGTTTACCAGTTCGGGACGAAGTAA